One segment of Drosophila ananassae strain 14024-0371.13 chromosome 3R, ASM1763931v2, whole genome shotgun sequence DNA contains the following:
- the LOC6497253 gene encoding tyrosine-protein phosphatase Lar isoform X6, which yields MGLQMAVSSLVAASSILVLLLLTWTPQIVDAVHPPEIIKKPQNQGVRVGGVASFYCAARGDPPPSIVWRKNGKKVSGTQSRYTVLEQPGGISILRIEPVRAGRDDAPYECVAENGVGDAVHADATLTIYEGDKTPAGFPVITQSPGTRVIEVGHTVLMTCKAIGNPTPNIYWIKNQTKVDMSNPRYSLKDGFLQIENSREEDQGKYECVAENSMGTEHSKATNLYVKVRRVPPTFSRPPEPINEVMLGSNLNLSCIAVGSPMPHVKWMKGSEDLTPENEMPIGRNVLQLINIQESANYTCIAASTLGQIDFVSVVKVQSLPTAPTDVQISEVTATSVRLEWSYKGPEDLQYYVIQYKPKNANQAFSEISGIITMYYVVRALSPYTEYEFYVIAVNNIGRGPPSAPATCTTGETQMESAPRNVQVRTLSSSTMVITWEPPETPNGQVTGYKVYYTTNSNQPEASWNSQMVDNSELTTVSELTPHAIYTVRVQAYTSMGAGPMSTPVQVKAQQGVPSQPSNFRATDIGETAVTLQWSKPTHSSENIVHYELYWYDTYANQTHHKRISNSEAYTLDGLYPDTIYYIWLAARSQRGEGATTPQIPVRTKQYVPGAPPRNITATAASSTTISLNWLPPPAERSNGRIIYYKVFFVEVGREDDEATTLTLNRTSILLDELKRWTEYKIWVLAGTSVGDGPRSHPIILRTQEDVPGDPQDVKATPLNSTSIHVSWKPPLEKDRNGIIRGYHIHAQELRDEGKGFLNEPFKFDVVDTLEFNVTGLQPDTKYSIQVAALTRKGDGDRSAAIVVKTPGGVPVRPTVSLKIMERDPTVSIELEWERPAQTYGELRGYRLRWGVKDQALKEEMLSGPQMTKRRFDDLERGVEYEFRVAGSNHIGIGQETVKIFQTPEGTPGGPPSNITIRFQTPDVVCVTWDPPTREHRNGLITRYDVQFHKKIDHGLGSERNMTLRKAVFTNLEENTEYIFRVRAYTKQGAGPFSEKLIVETERDMGRAPMSVQAEATSEQTAEIWWEPVPSRGKLLGYKIFYTMTAVEDLDDWQTKTVGLTESADLVNLEKFAQYAVAIAARFKNGLGRLSEKVTVRIKPEDVPLNLRAHDVSTHSMTLSWSPPIRLTPVNYKISFDAMKVFVDSQGFSQTQVVQKREIILKHYVKTHTINELSPFTTYNVNVSAIPSDYSYRPPTKITVTTQMAAPQPMVKPDFYGVVNGEEILVILPQASEEYGPISHYYLVVVQEDKSNLHKIPDQFLTNELLPGWNKPERSNAPYIAAKFPQRSIPFTFHLGSGDDYHNYTNRKLEREKRYRIFVRAVVDTPQKHLYTSSPFSEFLSLDMREAPPGERPHRPDPNSPSEPEVSVNRNKDEPEILWVVLPLMVSTFIVSTALIVLCVVKRRRQPCKTPDQAAVTRPLMAADLGAGPTPSDPVDMRRLNFQTPGMISHPPIPISEFSNHIERLKSNDNQKFSQEYESIEPGQQFTWDNSNLEHNKSKNRYANVTAYDHSRVQLPPTEGVSGSDYINANYCDGYRKHNAYVATQGPLQETFIDFWRMCWELKTATIVMMTRLEERTRIKCDQYWPSRGTETYGQIFVTITETQELATYSIRTFQLCRQGFNDRREIKQLQFTAWPDHGVPDHPAPFLQFLRRCRALTPPESGPVVVHCSAGVGRTGCYIVIDSMLERMKHEKIIDIYGHVTCLRAQRNYMVQTEDQYIFIHDAILEAIVCGLTEVPARNLHTHLQKLLTTEPGESISGMEVEFKKLSNVKMDSSKFVTANLPCNKHKNRLVHILPYESSRVYLTPIHGIEGSDYVNASFIDGYRYRSAYIAAQGPVQDTAEDFWRMLWEHNSTIVVMLTKLKEMGREKCFQYWPHERSVRYQYYVVDPIAEYNMPQYKLREFKVTDARDGSSRTVRQFQFIDWPEQGVPKSGEGFIDFIGQVHKTKEQFGQDGPITVHCSAGVGRTGVFITLSIVLERMQYEGVLDVFQTVRILRSQRPAMVQTEDQYHFCYRAALEYLGSFDNYAN from the exons GATTTCTGCAAATCGAAAACAGCCGGGAGGAGGATCAAGGCAAATACGAATGTGTGGCCGAAAACAGCATGGGAACTGAGCACTCGAAGGCCACCAACTTGTATGTGAAAGTCCGTCGTGTTCCGCCCACCTTTTCCCGCCCACCAGAGCCCATCAATGAGGTGATGCTGGGCTCCAATCTGAATCTGTCCTGCATCGCCGTCGGCTCCCCCATGCCGCATGTCAAGTGGATGAAGG GCTCCGAGGATCTAACACCCGAGAATGAGATGCCAATCGGTCGGAATGTCCTGCAACTGATTAATATTCAGGAGAGTGCCAACTACACTTGCATTGCCGCCTCAACTCTGGGGCAAATCGATTTCGTTTCGGTGGTGAAAGTGCAAT CTCTGCCCACCGCACCCACCGATGTGCAAATATCCGAGGTGACCGCCACTTCGGTGCGTCTGGAGTGGTCGTACAAGGGTCCCGAGGACTTGCAGTACTATGTGATCCAGTACAAGCCGAAGAACGCCAACCAGGCCTTCAGCGAGATTAGCGGAATCATCACCATGTACTATGTGGTCCGGGCATTGAGTCCCTACACGGAGTACGAGTTCTACGTGATAGCCGTGAACAATATCGGACGTGGACCGCCATCGGCGCCAGCGACTTGTACCACTGGTGAGACAC AAATGGAAAGTGCCCCACGTAATGTTCAAGTGCGCACGCTGAGCTCCTCCACCATGGTTATTACTTGGGAGCCACCAGAGACGCCCAATGGACAAGTGACC GGCTACAAGGTGTACTACACGACCAATTCGAACCAACCAGAGGCCTCTTGGAATTCTCAGATGGTGGACAATAGCGAACTGACCACAGTGTCCGAGCTCACTCCGCATGCCATCTATACGGTTCGGGTTCAGGCGTACACCTCAATGGGGGCCGGTCCCATGTCCACACCGGTCCAGGTGAAGGCGCAGCAAG GTGTGCCATCACAACCGAGCAATTTCCGGGCCACCGATATCGGCGAGACCGCAGTCACATTGCAATGGTCGAAGCCGACGCATTCCAGCGAGAATATCGTACACTACGAGCTCTACTGGTATGACACATACGCCAATCAGACCCATCACAA ACGGATTTCCAACTCGGAGGCATACACTCTGGACGGCCTGTATCCCGATACCATTTACTATATCTGGCTGGCGGCAAGGTCACAACGAGGCGAGGGGGCCACCACACCCCAGATTCCGGTTCGCACCAAGCAATATG TACCAGGTGCACCGCCCCGTAATATCACCGCCACGGCCGCCAGCTCCACTACGATCTCCCTGAACTGGCTACCGCCGCCCGCCGAAAGGTCCAACGGCCGGATCATTTACTATAAGGTATTCTTCGTGGAGGTGGGCCGCGAAGACGACGAGGCCACAACGTTGACCCTCAATAGGACCAGCATTCTGCTGGACGAGCTCAAGCGCTGGACGGAGTACAAGATCTGGGTCCTGGCCGGCACCTCCGTCGGCGACGGTCCCCGGTCACATCCGATCATATTGCGCACCCAAGAGGATG TGCCCGGAGATCCGCAGGATGTTAAAGCCACTCCCTTGAACTCCACGTCGATCCACGTCAGTTGGAAGCCACCACTCGAAAAGGACCGCAATGGCATCATTCGTGGCTATCATATACACGCCCAGGAGCTGCGAGATGAG GGCAAGGGCTTCCTCAACGAACCCTTCAAGTTCGATGTGGTAGACACTCTGGAGTTCAATGTAACAGGCCTGCAACCGGACACCAAGTATTCCATCCAAGTGGCTGCCTTGACCCGGAAGGGCGATGGTGACCGCAGCGCAGCAATTGTGGTAAAGACGCCCGGAGGAGTTCCAGTTAGGCCCACAGTGAGtctaaagattatggagcgTGATCCAACGGTCTCCATTGAGCTGGAGTGGGAGCGTCCGGCACAGACTTACGGTGAACTAAGGGGCTACCGCCTGCGCTGGGGTGTCAAGGATCAGGCTCTGAAGGAGGAGATGCTTTCGGGACCCCAGATGACCAAACGGCGCTTCGATGATCTGGAACGTGGTGTGGAGTACGAGTTCCGCGTGGCGGGCAGCAACCACATCGGCATTGGTCAGGAGACAGTAAAGATATTCCAGACACCCGAGGGAACGCCGGGTGGACCACCGTCGAACATTACCATCCGCTTCCAGACCCCGGATGTTGTGTGCGTGACTTGGGATCCCCCTACAAGGGAGCACCGGAATGGTCTGATCACCCGCTACGACGTCCAGTTCCACAAGAAGATCGACCATGGCCTCGGATCTGAGCGAAACATGACCCTGCGCAAGGCGGTTTTCACCAACCTGGAGGAGAACACCGAGTACATCTTCCGGGTGAGGGCCTACACCAAACAAGGAGCCGGACCCTTCAGCGAGAAACTGATCGTGGAGACGGAGCGTGACATGGGCCGAGCACCGATGTCCGTCCAGGCGGAGGCCACGTCCGAGCAGACGGCGGAGATCTGGTGGGAGCCAGTGCCCAGTCGTGGTAAGTTGCTGGGCTACAAGATTTTCTACACGATGACGGCTGTGGAGGATCTGGATGACTGGCAGACGAAGACCGTGGGACTGACGGAGTCCGCTGATTTGGTGAATCTGGAAAAGTTTGCCCAGTATGCTGTGGCCATTGCGGCGCgttttaagaatggtttgggCAGGCTTAGCGAGAAGGTAACCGTTCGCATCAAGCCGGAGGATGTGCCTCTGAATCTCCGTGCCCACGACGTTAGCACTCACTCGATGACCCTCAGCTGGTCGCCTCCTATTCGTCTCACCCCTGTCAACTACAAGATCAGCTTCGACGCCATGAAGGTGTTCGTGGATTCGCAAGGTTTCTCCCAGACCCAGGTGGTTCAGAAGCGGGAGATCATACTGAAGCACTACGTGAAGACGCACACGATCAACGAGCTGAGTCCGTTCACCACCTACAACGTGAACGTGAGCGCCATACCATCGGACTACTCTTACCGCCCACCCACCAAGATCACTGTCACCACCCAGATGGCCGCCCCCCAACCCATGGTCAAACCGGACTTCTACGGAGTGGTCAACGGCGAGGAGATACTAGTGATACTGCCGCAGGCCTCCGAGGAGTACGGCCCCATTTCGCACTACTACTTGGTGGTGGTGCAAGAGGACAAGTCCAATCTTCACAAGATACCCGATCAGTTCCTCACAAACGAGCTGCTCCCGGGCTGGAACAAGCCGGAGCGTTCCAACGCCCCCTACATAGCCGCCAAGTTCCCGCAACGCTCCATTCCGTTCACCTTCCATTTGGGTTCCGGCGACGACTACCACAACTACACCAACCGAAAGCTGGAGCGGGAGAAGCGCTACCGAATCTTTGTCCGAGCAGTGGTAGACACGCCCCAGAAACATCTCTACACCTCGAGTCCCTTCTCGGAGTTCCTCTCTCTGGACATGAGGGAGGCGCCTCCGGGCGAAAGGCCACACCGACCTGACCCCAACTCTCCCTCAGAGCCGGAGGTGTCTGTCAACCGTAACAAGGATGAACCGGAGATTCTGTGGGTGGTGCTCCCGTTGATGGTGTCCACCTTTATTGTCTCCACCGCGTTGATAGTGCTCTGTGTGGTGAAGAGGCGCCGCCAGCCGTGCAAGACCCCGGATCAGGCGGCAGTAACCCGTCCGCTGATGGCCGCCGACCTCGGAGCTGGACCCACGCCCAGCGATCCCGTGGACATGCGACGGTTGAACTTCCAAACCCCCGGCATGATCTCACACCCGCCCATTCCAATCTCGGAATTTTCCAACCACATAGAGAGGCTCAAGTCCAACGACAACCAGAAGTTCTCGCAGGAATACGAGAGCATTGAGCCGGGCCAGCAGTTCACCTGGGACAACTCCAACCTGGAGCACAACAAGTCCAAGAATCGCTACGCCAACGTGACCGCCTACGACCATTCGCGTGTCCAACTGCCGCCAACGGAGGGTGTGTCCGGGTCGGACTACATAAACGCCAACTACTGCGATGGATATCGGAAGCATAACGCCTATGTGGCCACCCAGGGTCCACTCCAGGAGACCTTCATCGACTTTTGGCGCATGTGCTGGGAACTGAAGACTGCCACCATTGTGATGATGACGCGCTTGGAGGAGCGGACCCGGATCAAGTGTGACCAATACTGGCCGTCACGTGGCACAGAAACCTACGGCCAAATCTTTGTGACCATTACGGAGACCCAGGAACTGGCCACATACAGCATTCGGACCTTCCAACTGTGCCGGCAGGGCTTCAATGATCGACGGGAGATCAAGCAGCTGCAGTTCACCGCCTGGCCCGACCATGGAGTGCCCGATCATCCCGCCCCGTTCCTGCAGTTCCTGCGACGCTGCCGCGCCCTAACGCCACCGGAATCCGGCCCCGTGGTTGTCCACTGCTCGGCAGGAGTAGGTCGCACTGGATGCTACATTGTAATCGACTCGATGTTGGAGCGGATGAAGCACGAAAAGATCATCGACATTTACGGACATGTGACGTGCCTGCGAGCGCAGCGTAACTACATGGTGCAGACCGAGGACCAGTACATCTTCATACACGACGCCATCTTGGAAGCCATCGTCTGTGGGCTGACGGAGGTGCCCGCTCGCAACCTGCACACCCACCTGCAGAAACTCTTGACCACGGAGCCCGGCGAGAGCATCTCTGGCATGGAGGTGGAGTTCAAGAAGCTCTCAAACGTGAAAATGGACTCGTCCAAGTTTGTTACGGCCAATCTGCCATGCAATAAACACAAGAACCGCCTGGTCCATATCCTGCCGTACGAGTCCAGCCGCGTCTACCTGACCCCCATCCATGGCATTGAGGGAAGCGATTACGTCAATGCCAGCTTCATCGATGGTTATCGCTACCGCTCCGCCTACATCGCCGCCCAGGGACCTGTCCAGGATACCGCCGAGGACTTTTGGCGAATGCTCTGGGAGCATAACTCCACCATTGTGGTGATGCTCACCAAGCTCAAGGAAATGGGCAGG gagaaatgcttcCAGTACTGGCCCCACGAGCGATCCGTGCGCTATCAGTATTATGTTGTGGACCCCATTGCTGAATACAATATGCCGCAGTACAAGTTGCGCGAGTTCAAG GTGACCGATGCTCGCGATGGCTCTTCGCGCACCGTCCGACAATTCCAGTTCATCGACTGGCCAGAGCAGGGAGTGCCCAAGTCGGGTGAGGGATTCATCGACTTTATTGGACAGGTGCACAAGACCAAGGAGCAGTTTGGCCAGGATGGACCCATCACTGTGCACTGTTCCGCTGGTGTGGGTCGGACGGGTGTGTTTATCACCCTCAGCATTGTCCTTGAGCGGATGCAGTACGAAGGAGTCCTGGATGTTTTCCAGACCGTGCGCATCCTGCGCTCCCAGCGACCGGCAATGGTGCAAACCGAG GATCAATATCACTTCTGCTACCGCGCTGCATTGGAGTACTTGGGCTCATTCGACAACTATGCCAACTGA